In one Aeromicrobium wangtongii genomic region, the following are encoded:
- a CDS encoding YdeI/OmpD-associated family protein — translation MVSFADKPILDLTLAQWEDYLAGDPDDGGVRLKLRKKTSSAPGITWSQALDVALCHGWIDGQSKRLDDDYMLQAFTPRRRNSPWSQINVEHVARLIAEGRMRAGGLAEVERAKADGRWDAAYRVKGATAPPDLQAALDADPTAAAFIASLPKADRFRIYFRLSTIKTPAVRAARVRDVVEKARRGEQHYR, via the coding sequence ATGGTGAGCTTTGCCGACAAGCCGATCCTCGACCTGACGCTCGCGCAGTGGGAGGACTATCTCGCCGGTGACCCCGACGACGGCGGCGTGCGTCTCAAGCTGCGCAAGAAGACCTCGTCGGCCCCCGGCATCACGTGGTCACAGGCACTGGACGTGGCGCTGTGCCACGGGTGGATCGACGGCCAGTCCAAGCGGCTCGACGACGACTACATGCTGCAGGCCTTCACCCCCCGCCGGCGCAACAGTCCCTGGTCGCAGATCAACGTCGAGCACGTCGCGCGGCTGATCGCCGAGGGCCGCATGCGGGCCGGTGGCCTGGCCGAGGTCGAGCGCGCCAAGGCCGACGGACGCTGGGACGCGGCCTACCGGGTCAAGGGCGCGACAGCCCCACCCGATCTGCAGGCGGCGCTCGACGCCGACCCCACCGCGGCGGCGTTCATCGCATCGCTCCCGAAGGCCGACCGGTTCCGCATCTACTTCCGGCTCTCGACCATCAAGACCCCCGCCGTGCGCGCCGCCCGGGTCCGTGACGTCGTCGAGAAGGCCCGCCGCGGCGAGCAGCACTACCGCTGA
- a CDS encoding HAD family hydrolase, which translates to MPPRPRVVATDLDGTLLRSDGSLSPRTRAAIAAAEAAGVPTLFVTARPPRWLDELADAVGGHGVAICGNGSFVYDVAAREVVASRGHDDTMMAALVADLRRAVPGIVFAVERADGMGAERHFLYDHERADAHAVGTFEQITTGPVGKLLARLPGAEPQAFLAQVAELVAGRVELGYSGAVGLAEMTAPGVTKASGLATWCAEHAIAAAEVWACGDMPNDLPMLAWAGRSFAVGNAHPDVLTAASDVIGSNDDDAVAQLLESLV; encoded by the coding sequence ATGCCGCCGAGGCCCCGCGTCGTCGCGACGGACCTGGACGGCACGTTGCTGCGCAGCGACGGGTCGTTGTCGCCGCGCACCCGTGCGGCGATCGCCGCCGCCGAGGCAGCGGGCGTCCCGACCCTGTTCGTGACCGCCCGCCCGCCGCGCTGGCTCGACGAGCTGGCCGATGCGGTCGGCGGTCACGGCGTCGCGATCTGCGGCAACGGCTCGTTCGTGTACGACGTCGCGGCGCGCGAGGTGGTGGCCTCGCGGGGTCACGACGACACGATGATGGCGGCCCTCGTGGCCGATCTGCGCCGGGCGGTCCCGGGCATCGTGTTCGCGGTCGAGCGCGCCGACGGCATGGGCGCCGAGAGGCACTTCCTCTACGACCACGAGCGCGCCGACGCGCACGCGGTCGGGACGTTCGAGCAGATCACCACCGGCCCGGTCGGCAAGCTGCTCGCCCGGCTGCCGGGCGCGGAGCCGCAGGCGTTCCTGGCGCAGGTCGCCGAGCTGGTCGCGGGCCGGGTCGAGCTGGGCTACTCCGGGGCGGTCGGCCTGGCCGAGATGACCGCTCCCGGCGTCACCAAGGCCAGTGGCCTGGCCACGTGGTGCGCCGAGCACGCCATCGCCGCGGCCGAGGTGTGGGCGTGCGGCGACATGCCCAACGACCTGCCCATGCTGGCCTGGGCCGGACGCTCCTTCGCGGTGGGCAATGCGCACCCCGACGTCCTGACGGCGGCGTCGGACGTCATCGGGTCCAACGACGACGATGCCGTCGCGCAGCTGCTGGAGTCGCTGGTCTGA